One Glycine max cultivar Williams 82 chromosome 4, Glycine_max_v4.0, whole genome shotgun sequence DNA segment encodes these proteins:
- the LOC100500355 gene encoding 30S ribosomal protein S13, producing MAQTLAMPVAPSLAIISNSRLSNTLSVPVLNKPKVQGSSIKCVRVGGVEIPNNKRIEYSLQYIHGVGRTRAKQILCDIQMDNKITKELTEEELITLRDEVSKYMIEGDLRRFNAVNIKRLKDIQCYRGIRHIQGLPCRGQRTKNNCRTLKGKKVAIAGKKKK from the exons ATGGCACAAACGCTGGCAATGCCCGTGGCACCTTCGCTAGCTATCATCTCCAATTCTCGCCTCTCCAACACACTCTCCGTTCCCGTTCTGAACAAACCAAAG GTTCAAGGGTCAAGCATCAAGTGCGTTCGTGTTGGTGGTGTGGAGATTCCGAACAACAAGCGAATCGAGTACTCGCTGCAGTACATTCATGGAGTTGGAAGGACCAGAGCGAAACAGATTCTCTGTGATATCCAAATGGATAATAAAATCACGAAGGAACTCACTGAGGAGGAGCTAATCACACTCAGGGACGAGGTCTCCAAATACATGATTGAAGGCGACCTG AGACGGTTCAATGCGGTTAATATAAAGAGACTGAAGGATATTCAGTGCTACAGAGGAATAAGGCATATTCAGGGGCTTCCTTGCAGAGGCCAGCGAACCAAGAATAATTGCAGAACCTTGAAGGGTAAGAAGGTTGCCATTGCcggtaaaaagaaaaagtaa
- the LOC100819473 gene encoding uncharacterized protein isoform X3, whose amino-acid sequence MLGMSCLAKRLGLSFLQQQQQSLIPLGEVDYMDHTSPFSTVKNQSFRFSLLMAKVGKLRSKARGHRPSPHLLSCERKNLKDVNVRKSSSKALEKKDWEDATCSVCMEVPHNAILLLCSSYDKGCRPYMCATSHRYSNCFEQYKKAYTKATSVQSLQLEANNSNIDLSTGEPKDDTEVPELLCPLCRRQVKGWTVVEVARKCLNAKKRSCMQDDCSFVGNYKELRKHVRSKHPFARPREVDPLKEEKWKRFECERERNDVISTILSSTPGAMVLGDYVLEPNDHAFYSDEYDSDEEYLEDDFFSVRSIGLGRTGHFLPNIRYNQDRAADNFDVDHFGLQSVASTGSAAVSGRGLHRILLGRSRRRRRHRIANARR is encoded by the exons ATGCTTGGCATGTCTTGTTTAGCAAAAAGGCTAGGCCTAAGCTTTttacaacagcaacaacaaagccttatcccactaggtgaggtTGACTACATGGATCACACGTCGCCATTCAGCACGGTTAAAAACCAAAG TTTCAGGTTCAGTTTGTTGATGGCTAAAGTTGGTAAGTTGCGGAGCAAGGCTCGAGGTCACAGGCCAAGCCCACATCTTTTGTCTTGTGAAAGAAAAAATCTGAAAGATGTTAATGTAAGGAAGAGCTCTTCTAAAGCATTGGAGAAGAAAGATTGGGAAGATGCAACCTGCTCAGTCTGTATGGAGGTCCCCCACAATGCTATCCTTCTCCTTTGTTCATCTTATGATAAGGGGTGTCGCCCATACATGTGTGCCACTAGTCATCGCTATTCAAACTGTTTTGAACAATACAAAAAGGCATATACGAAAGCAACATCTGTTCAAAGCTTGCAGCTAGAAGCAAACAATTCCAATATTGATTTAAGCACAGGTGAACCTAAAGACGATACTGAAGTTCCTGAGCTTCTTTGCCCCCTTTGTCGCCGGCAGGTGAAAGGTTGGACAGTGGTTGAAGTGGCACGGAAGTGTCTGAATGCGAAGAAAAGAAGTTGCATGCAAGATGATTGCTCTTTTGTGGGGAATTACAAGGAGCTTAGGAAGCATGTTAGGTCTAAGCATCCATTTGCACGACCACGAGAAGTGGACccactaaaagaagaaaaatggaagAGATTTGAGTGTGAAAGAGAACGGAATGATGTGATTAGCACAATTTTATCTTCAACACCAGGGGCTATGGTACTTGGGGATTATGTGCTGGAGCCAAATGACCATGCTTTTTATAGTGACGAGTATGATTCTGATGAGGAATATCTAGAGGATGATTTCTTCTCGGTGaggtccattggtttggggagAACTGGCCACTTTTTGCCAAACATCAGGTATAATCAGGACCGTGCTGCTGATAATTTTGATGTTGATCATTTTGGTTTGCAGAGTGTTGCATCTACAGGTTCTGCGGCTGTCTCTGGACGCGGACTCCACAGGATATTGTTAGGAAGGTCTAGAAGACGACGGAGGCATAGGATAGCAAATGCAAGAAGGTAA
- the LOC100819473 gene encoding uncharacterized protein isoform X2 produces the protein MTNSHQGATLPLCQGTPSIQRFKSYVKSLLSFRFSLLMAKVGKLRSKARGHRPSPHLLSCERKNLKDVNVRKSSSKALEKKDWEDATCSVCMEVPHNAILLLCSSYDKGCRPYMCATSHRYSNCFEQYKKAYTKATSVQSLQLEANNSNIDLSTGEPKDDTEVPELLCPLCRRQVKGWTVVEVARKCLNAKKRSCMQDDCSFVGNYKELRKHVRSKHPFARPREVDPLKEEKWKRFECERERNDVISTILSSTPGAMVLGDYVLEPNDHAFYSDEYDSDEEYLEDDFFSVRSIGLGRTGHFLPNIRYNQDRAADNFDVDHFGLQSVASTGSAAVSGRGLHRILLGRSRRRRRHRIANARR, from the exons atgaccaacagtCACCAAGGTGCAACTTTACCGCTATGTCAGGGCACGCCCTCCATCCAGCGATTTAAGTCATATGTAAAATCCTTATTGAG TTTCAGGTTCAGTTTGTTGATGGCTAAAGTTGGTAAGTTGCGGAGCAAGGCTCGAGGTCACAGGCCAAGCCCACATCTTTTGTCTTGTGAAAGAAAAAATCTGAAAGATGTTAATGTAAGGAAGAGCTCTTCTAAAGCATTGGAGAAGAAAGATTGGGAAGATGCAACCTGCTCAGTCTGTATGGAGGTCCCCCACAATGCTATCCTTCTCCTTTGTTCATCTTATGATAAGGGGTGTCGCCCATACATGTGTGCCACTAGTCATCGCTATTCAAACTGTTTTGAACAATACAAAAAGGCATATACGAAAGCAACATCTGTTCAAAGCTTGCAGCTAGAAGCAAACAATTCCAATATTGATTTAAGCACAGGTGAACCTAAAGACGATACTGAAGTTCCTGAGCTTCTTTGCCCCCTTTGTCGCCGGCAGGTGAAAGGTTGGACAGTGGTTGAAGTGGCACGGAAGTGTCTGAATGCGAAGAAAAGAAGTTGCATGCAAGATGATTGCTCTTTTGTGGGGAATTACAAGGAGCTTAGGAAGCATGTTAGGTCTAAGCATCCATTTGCACGACCACGAGAAGTGGACccactaaaagaagaaaaatggaagAGATTTGAGTGTGAAAGAGAACGGAATGATGTGATTAGCACAATTTTATCTTCAACACCAGGGGCTATGGTACTTGGGGATTATGTGCTGGAGCCAAATGACCATGCTTTTTATAGTGACGAGTATGATTCTGATGAGGAATATCTAGAGGATGATTTCTTCTCGGTGaggtccattggtttggggagAACTGGCCACTTTTTGCCAAACATCAGGTATAATCAGGACCGTGCTGCTGATAATTTTGATGTTGATCATTTTGGTTTGCAGAGTGTTGCATCTACAGGTTCTGCGGCTGTCTCTGGACGCGGACTCCACAGGATATTGTTAGGAAGGTCTAGAAGACGACGGAGGCATAGGATAGCAAATGCAAGAAGGTAA
- the LOC100819473 gene encoding uncharacterized protein isoform X4 has product MAKVGKLRSKARGHRPSPHLLSCERKNLKDVNVRKSSSKALEKKDWEDATCSVCMEVPHNAILLLCSSYDKGCRPYMCATSHRYSNCFEQYKKAYTKATSVQSLQLEANNSNIDLSTGEPKDDTEVPELLCPLCRRQVKGWTVVEVARKCLNAKKRSCMQDDCSFVGNYKELRKHVRSKHPFARPREVDPLKEEKWKRFECERERNDVISTILSSTPGAMVLGDYVLEPNDHAFYSDEYDSDEEYLEDDFFSVRSIGLGRTGHFLPNIRYNQDRAADNFDVDHFGLQSVASTGSAAVSGRGLHRILLGRSRRRRRHRIANARR; this is encoded by the coding sequence ATGGCTAAAGTTGGTAAGTTGCGGAGCAAGGCTCGAGGTCACAGGCCAAGCCCACATCTTTTGTCTTGTGAAAGAAAAAATCTGAAAGATGTTAATGTAAGGAAGAGCTCTTCTAAAGCATTGGAGAAGAAAGATTGGGAAGATGCAACCTGCTCAGTCTGTATGGAGGTCCCCCACAATGCTATCCTTCTCCTTTGTTCATCTTATGATAAGGGGTGTCGCCCATACATGTGTGCCACTAGTCATCGCTATTCAAACTGTTTTGAACAATACAAAAAGGCATATACGAAAGCAACATCTGTTCAAAGCTTGCAGCTAGAAGCAAACAATTCCAATATTGATTTAAGCACAGGTGAACCTAAAGACGATACTGAAGTTCCTGAGCTTCTTTGCCCCCTTTGTCGCCGGCAGGTGAAAGGTTGGACAGTGGTTGAAGTGGCACGGAAGTGTCTGAATGCGAAGAAAAGAAGTTGCATGCAAGATGATTGCTCTTTTGTGGGGAATTACAAGGAGCTTAGGAAGCATGTTAGGTCTAAGCATCCATTTGCACGACCACGAGAAGTGGACccactaaaagaagaaaaatggaagAGATTTGAGTGTGAAAGAGAACGGAATGATGTGATTAGCACAATTTTATCTTCAACACCAGGGGCTATGGTACTTGGGGATTATGTGCTGGAGCCAAATGACCATGCTTTTTATAGTGACGAGTATGATTCTGATGAGGAATATCTAGAGGATGATTTCTTCTCGGTGaggtccattggtttggggagAACTGGCCACTTTTTGCCAAACATCAGGTATAATCAGGACCGTGCTGCTGATAATTTTGATGTTGATCATTTTGGTTTGCAGAGTGTTGCATCTACAGGTTCTGCGGCTGTCTCTGGACGCGGACTCCACAGGATATTGTTAGGAAGGTCTAGAAGACGACGGAGGCATAGGATAGCAAATGCAAGAAGGTAA
- the LOC100819473 gene encoding uncharacterized protein isoform X1, whose amino-acid sequence MLGMSCLAKRLGLSFLQQQQQSLIPLGEVDYMDHTSPFSTVKNQRFSLLMAKVGKLRSKARGHRPSPHLLSCERKNLKDVNVRKSSSKALEKKDWEDATCSVCMEVPHNAILLLCSSYDKGCRPYMCATSHRYSNCFEQYKKAYTKATSVQSLQLEANNSNIDLSTGEPKDDTEVPELLCPLCRRQVKGWTVVEVARKCLNAKKRSCMQDDCSFVGNYKELRKHVRSKHPFARPREVDPLKEEKWKRFECERERNDVISTILSSTPGAMVLGDYVLEPNDHAFYSDEYDSDEEYLEDDFFSVRSIGLGRTGHFLPNIRYNQDRAADNFDVDHFGLQSVASTGSAAVSGRGLHRILLGRSRRRRRHRIANARR is encoded by the exons ATGCTTGGCATGTCTTGTTTAGCAAAAAGGCTAGGCCTAAGCTTTttacaacagcaacaacaaagccttatcccactaggtgaggtTGACTACATGGATCACACGTCGCCATTCAGCACGGTTAAAAACCAAAG GTTCAGTTTGTTGATGGCTAAAGTTGGTAAGTTGCGGAGCAAGGCTCGAGGTCACAGGCCAAGCCCACATCTTTTGTCTTGTGAAAGAAAAAATCTGAAAGATGTTAATGTAAGGAAGAGCTCTTCTAAAGCATTGGAGAAGAAAGATTGGGAAGATGCAACCTGCTCAGTCTGTATGGAGGTCCCCCACAATGCTATCCTTCTCCTTTGTTCATCTTATGATAAGGGGTGTCGCCCATACATGTGTGCCACTAGTCATCGCTATTCAAACTGTTTTGAACAATACAAAAAGGCATATACGAAAGCAACATCTGTTCAAAGCTTGCAGCTAGAAGCAAACAATTCCAATATTGATTTAAGCACAGGTGAACCTAAAGACGATACTGAAGTTCCTGAGCTTCTTTGCCCCCTTTGTCGCCGGCAGGTGAAAGGTTGGACAGTGGTTGAAGTGGCACGGAAGTGTCTGAATGCGAAGAAAAGAAGTTGCATGCAAGATGATTGCTCTTTTGTGGGGAATTACAAGGAGCTTAGGAAGCATGTTAGGTCTAAGCATCCATTTGCACGACCACGAGAAGTGGACccactaaaagaagaaaaatggaagAGATTTGAGTGTGAAAGAGAACGGAATGATGTGATTAGCACAATTTTATCTTCAACACCAGGGGCTATGGTACTTGGGGATTATGTGCTGGAGCCAAATGACCATGCTTTTTATAGTGACGAGTATGATTCTGATGAGGAATATCTAGAGGATGATTTCTTCTCGGTGaggtccattggtttggggagAACTGGCCACTTTTTGCCAAACATCAGGTATAATCAGGACCGTGCTGCTGATAATTTTGATGTTGATCATTTTGGTTTGCAGAGTGTTGCATCTACAGGTTCTGCGGCTGTCTCTGGACGCGGACTCCACAGGATATTGTTAGGAAGGTCTAGAAGACGACGGAGGCATAGGATAGCAAATGCAAGAAGGTAA